The stretch of DNA CCAAGAAGGAGCTCCTGGTCCTCCAGCGCGAGTACGACAAGCTGGAGAAGACCCTCGGTGGTATCCGCGACATGCAGCGCGTTCCCAGCGCTGTCTGGATCGTGGACACCAAGAAGGAGCACATCGCGGTCGGCGAGGCCCGGAAGCTCAACATCCCGGTCGTCGCGATCCTCGACACCAACTGCGACCCCGACGAGGTCGACTACAAGATCCCGGGCAACGACGACGCGATCCGCTCCGTCACCCTGCTGACCCGCGTGATCGCCGACGCCGTCGCCGAGGGCCTCAAGTCCCGCGCCGGTGTCGCCAAGGGCGACGCCAAGGCCGAGCCGGGCGCCGACCAGCCCCTGGCCGACTGGGAGAAGGACATCCTCGAGGGCCAGAAGGCCGCCGAGGTCGAGGCTCCCGCCGCCGAGGCCGCTGTCGAGGCCCCCGCCGCCGAGGTCGAGGCTCCGGCCGCCGAGGCCGAGCAGGCCTGACGTACCAAGGGTGAGGGGCACTCGCCGGTAGGACCGGTAAGTGCCCCTCTCTCCCGTGCCGGGGCCGAACCATCAGCTCCGTCGCACCACTCCCCGCAGACACGCGAGACGCGAGAAGAGATTCACCATGGCGAACTTCACCGCCGCGGACGTCAAGAAGCTCCGTGAGCTCACCGGCGCCGGCATGATGGACTGCAAGAAGGCTCTGGACGAGGCCGAGGGCAACGTCGAGAAGGCCGTCGAGCTGCTCCGCATCAAGGGCCTGAAGGGTGTTGCCAAGCGCGAGGGCCGCGACGCCTCCAACGGCGCCGTTGCCGCCCTGATCGCCGAGGGCAACAACTCCGGTGTCCTGGTCGAGCTCAACTGCGAGACCGACTTCGTCGCCAAGGGTGACAAGTTCGTCGAGGTCGCCGACAAGCTCGCCG from Kitasatospora sp. MMS16-BH015 encodes:
- the rpsB gene encoding 30S ribosomal protein S2 translates to MAVVTMRELLESGVHFGHQTRRWNPKMKRFIFTERNGIYIIDLLQSLNYIDRAFEFVKETVAHGGSVLFVGTKKQAQEAIAEQATRVGMPYVNQRWLGGMLTNFSTVYKRLQRLKELGEIDFTDVAGSGLTKKELLVLQREYDKLEKTLGGIRDMQRVPSAVWIVDTKKEHIAVGEARKLNIPVVAILDTNCDPDEVDYKIPGNDDAIRSVTLLTRVIADAVAEGLKSRAGVAKGDAKAEPGADQPLADWEKDILEGQKAAEVEAPAAEAAVEAPAAEVEAPAAEAEQA